One Eubalaena glacialis isolate mEubGla1 chromosome 11, mEubGla1.1.hap2.+ XY, whole genome shotgun sequence DNA segment encodes these proteins:
- the AQP6 gene encoding aquaporin-6, whose amino-acid sequence MESGRHSLAKMLVCRLWTTISKALFAEFLATGLYVFFGVGSALRWPLALPSMLQIAITFNLATAVIVQITWKASGAHVNPAVTLAFLVGSQISLPRAVAYVAAQLAGATAGAALLYGVTPGDIRETFGVNVVRSSVSTGQAVAVELVLTLQLVLCVFASTDSRQTTGSPAATIGASVAVGHLIGIYFTGCSMNPARSFGSAVIVGKFAVHWIFWVGPLTGAVLASLIYNFILFPDTKTLAQRLAILTGTAEVEEVEGVEPQKKESQSSSEDTEMENVCQVA is encoded by the exons ATGGAGTCAGGCAGGCACAGCTTGGCCAAGATGCTGGTGTGCCGGCTCTGGACGACCATcagcaaggctctgtttgccGAGTTCCTGGCCACGGGGCTGTACGTGTTCTTTGGCGTGGGCTCGGCTCTGAGATGGCCCTTGGCGCTTCCCTCTATGCTGCAGATTGCCATCACCTTCAACCTGGCCACGGCCGTGATCGTGCAGATCACCTGGAAGGCTAGTGGGGCCCACGTCAACCCTGCTGTGACGCTGGCCTTCCTCGTGGGCTCCCAAATCTCCCTGCCCCGTGCTGTGGCCTACGTGGCTGCCCAGCTGGCAGGGGCCACAGCGGGGGCTGCTCTGCTTTACGGGGTCACGCCTGGGGACATCCGAGAGACCTTTGGGGTCAACGTG GTCCGGAGCAGCGTCTCCACGGGCCAGGCGGTGGCAGTGGAGCTAGTCCTGACCCTGCAGCTTGTGCTCTGCGTTTTTGCTTCCACCGACAGCAGACAGACTACTGGCTCCCCAGCTGCCACGATTGGAGCCTCTGTGGCAGTGGGCCACCTCATTGGG ATCTACTTCACTGGCTGCTCCATGAACCCAGCCCGCTCCTTTGGTTCTGCTGTCATCGTCGGGAAGTTCGCCGTCCACTGG ATCTTCTGGGTGGGACCCCTGACGGGGGCTGTCCTGGCTTCGCTGATCTACAACTTTATCCTGTTCCCTGACACCAAGACCCTGGCCCAGCGACTGGCCATCCTCACAGGCACTgcggaggtggaggaggtggaagggGTGGAGCCCCAGAAGAAAGAATCCCAGTCCAGTTCAGAGGACACTGAAATGGAGAATGTGTGTCAGGTGGCATAG
- the AQP5 gene encoding aquaporin-5 has protein sequence MKKEVCSAAFLKAVFAEFLATLILVFFGLGSALKWPSALPTILQISLAFGLAIGTMAQALGPVSGGHMNPAITLALLLGNQISLLRAAFYVVAQLVGAIAGAGILYGVAPRDARGNLAVNALNNNTTPGQAVVVEMILTFQLAICIFSSTDSRRTSPVGSPALSIGLSVTLGHLVGIYFTGCSMNPARSLGPAVIMKQFSPSHWVFWVGPIVGAALAAILYFYLFSPNALSLSERVAIVKGTYEPEDDWEEQREERKQTMELTAQ, from the exons ATGAAGAAGGAGGTGTGCTCCGCGGCCTTTCTCAAGGCAGTGTTCGCAGAGTTCCTGGCCACCCTCATCCTCGTCTTCTTCGGCCTCGGCTCGGCCCTCAAGTGGCCGTCGGCGCTGCCCACCATCCTGCAGATCTCGCTGGCCTTCGGCCTGGCCATAGGCACCATGGCCCAGGCCCTGGGGCCCGTGAGCGGTGGCCACATGAACCCCGCCATCACGCTGGCCCTCCTACTGGGCAACCAGATCTCCCTGCTCCGGGCAGCGTTCTACGTGGTGGCCCAGCTGGTGGGCGCCATTGCCGGGGCTGGCATCCTCTATGGGGTGGCACCGCGCGATGCCCGAGGCAATCTGGCCGTCAACGCG CTCAACAACAACACAACTCCGGGCCAGGCCGTTGTGGTGGAAATGATTCTGACCTTCCAGCTGGCGATCTGTATCTTCTCCTCCACCGACTCCCGCCGCACCAGCCCTGTGGGCTCCCCAGCCCTGTCTATTGGCTTGTCCGTCACACTGGGCCACCTAGTGGGG ATCTACTTCACCGGCTGCTCCATGAACCCGGCCCGCTCTCTCGGCCCCGCAGTGATCATGAAGCAATTCAGCCCCTCGCACTGG GTGTTCTGGGTGGGGCCCATCGTGGGGGCTGCCTTGGCTGCTATCCTCTACTTCTACCTGTTCTCCCCCAACGCCCTGAGCCTGAGTGAGCGTGTGGCCATCGTCAAGGGCACGTATGAGCCCGAGGACGACTGGGAGGAGCAGCGAGAGGAGCGGAAGCAGACCATGGAGCTGACTGCCCAGTGA
- the AQP2 gene encoding aquaporin-2 isoform X1 — translation MWELRSIAFSRAVFAEFLATLLFVFFGLGSALNWPQALPSVLQIAMAFGLAIGTLVQALGHVSGAHINPAVTVACLVGCHVSFLRAAFYVAAQLLGAVAGAALLHEITPPDIRGDLAINALSNNSTAGQAVTVELFLTLQLVLCIFASTDERRGDNLGTPALSIGFSVVLGHLLGIHYTGCSMNPARSLAPAVVTGKFDNHWVFWIGPLVGAILASLLYNYILFPPAKSLSERLAVLKGLEPDTDWEEREVRRRQSVELHSPQSLPRGSKA, via the exons atgtgggaactCCGATCCATAGCCTTCTCCAGGGCGGTGTTTGCAGAGTTCCTGGCCACACTCCTCTTCGTCTTCTTTGGCCTCGGCTCGGCCCTCAACTGGCCACAGGCCTTGCCCTCTGTCCTGCAGATTGCCATGGCCTTTGGCCTGGCTATCGGCACCCTGGTGCAGGCTCTGGGTCACGTCAGCGGGGCCCACATCAACCCTGCCGTGACTGTGGCCTGCCTGGTGGGCTGCCACGTCTCCTTTCTCCGAGCTGCCTTCTATGTGGCTGCCCAGCTGCTGGGGGCCGTGGCCGGGGCCGCTCTGCTCCATGAGATCACACCACCAGACATCCGAGGGGACCTGGCAATCAATGCT CTCAGCAACAACTCGACAGCTGGCCAGGCCGTTACTGTGGAGCTTTTCCTGACCCTGCAGCTGGTGCTCTGCATCTTCGCCTCCACGGATGAGCGCCGTGGAGACAACCTGGGTACCCCCGCCCTCTCCATTGGTTTCTCTGTGGTCCTGGGCCACCTCCTCGGG ATCCATTACACTGGCTGCTCCATGAATCCTGCCCGCTCTCTGGCTCCAGCTGTGGTCACCGGCAAGTTTGACAACCACTGG GTCTTCTGGATCGGACCCTTGGTCGGCGCCATCCTGGCCTCGCTCCTCTACAACTACATCCTGTTCCCGCCCGCCAAGAGCCTGTCGGAGCGCCTGGCCGTGCTGAAGGGGCTGGAGCCCGACACTGACTGGGAGGAGCGCGAGGTGCGGCGGCGGCAGTCGGTGGAGCTGCACTCGCCGCAGAGCCTGCCTCGGGGCAGCAAGGCCTGA
- the AQP2 gene encoding aquaporin-2 isoform X2, which produces MWELRSIAFSRAVFAEFLATLLFVFFGLGSALNWPQALPSVLQIAMAFGLAIGTLVQALGHVSGAHINPAVTVACLVGCHVSFLRAAFYVAAQLLGAVAGAALLHEITPPDIRGDLAINALSNNSTAGQAVTVELFLTLQLVLCIFASTDERRGDNLGTPALSIGFSVVLGHLLGIHYTGCSMNPARSLAPAVVTGLLDRTLGRRHPGLAPLQLHPVPARQEPVGAPGRAEGAGARH; this is translated from the exons atgtgggaactCCGATCCATAGCCTTCTCCAGGGCGGTGTTTGCAGAGTTCCTGGCCACACTCCTCTTCGTCTTCTTTGGCCTCGGCTCGGCCCTCAACTGGCCACAGGCCTTGCCCTCTGTCCTGCAGATTGCCATGGCCTTTGGCCTGGCTATCGGCACCCTGGTGCAGGCTCTGGGTCACGTCAGCGGGGCCCACATCAACCCTGCCGTGACTGTGGCCTGCCTGGTGGGCTGCCACGTCTCCTTTCTCCGAGCTGCCTTCTATGTGGCTGCCCAGCTGCTGGGGGCCGTGGCCGGGGCCGCTCTGCTCCATGAGATCACACCACCAGACATCCGAGGGGACCTGGCAATCAATGCT CTCAGCAACAACTCGACAGCTGGCCAGGCCGTTACTGTGGAGCTTTTCCTGACCCTGCAGCTGGTGCTCTGCATCTTCGCCTCCACGGATGAGCGCCGTGGAGACAACCTGGGTACCCCCGCCCTCTCCATTGGTTTCTCTGTGGTCCTGGGCCACCTCCTCGGG ATCCATTACACTGGCTGCTCCATGAATCCTGCCCGCTCTCTGGCTCCAGCTGTGGTCACCG GTCTTCTGGATCGGACCCTTGGTCGGCGCCATCCTGGCCTCGCTCCTCTACAACTACATCCTGTTCCCGCCCGCCAAGAGCCTGTCGGAGCGCCTGGCCGTGCTGAAGGGGCTGGAGCCCGACACTGA